A portion of the Parasedimentitalea marina genome contains these proteins:
- a CDS encoding helix-turn-helix transcriptional regulator encodes MPEACGTGAKKGTEDMIKLHSITGPELKAHRRAQKISQTRMGQMIGCSRDAISRREARSNPIKYFRGVTARMLEVLGIEVLKRFETNSCSRGDGVLQTEDHLQEARDRQSELEFARALAKLSQPDRPCLAETRRGHLCKLMPEPGRKRCKFHGGMSTGPKTKEGRERIAAAQRKRWAAWRRQAGNS; translated from the coding sequence ATGCCGGAAGCATGCGGTACAGGAGCGAAGAAAGGCACTGAGGACATGATCAAACTGCACAGCATCACCGGACCTGAGCTGAAGGCCCATCGCCGGGCGCAGAAAATATCGCAAACCCGCATGGGTCAGATGATAGGTTGCAGCAGAGATGCCATTTCGCGGCGCGAAGCCAGATCTAACCCGATCAAATACTTCAGGGGCGTTACTGCGAGGATGTTGGAGGTGCTGGGAATAGAGGTTTTGAAGCGTTTCGAAACCAATTCGTGCTCGCGCGGGGATGGGGTATTACAAACCGAGGACCACCTGCAAGAGGCCCGTGACCGGCAAAGCGAGCTTGAATTCGCTCGCGCCCTGGCAAAGCTATCCCAACCAGACAGGCCATGTCTGGCAGAAACTCGCAGGGGTCATCTCTGCAAGCTGATGCCGGAACCCGGCCGAAAACGCTGCAAATTCCATGGCGGCATGTCTACCGGCCCAAAGACGAAAGAAGGGCGGGAGCGCATCGCGGCGGCTCAGAGAAAGCGTTGGGCAGCATGGCGGAGACAGGCCGGAAATTCCTGA
- a CDS encoding AAA family ATPase — protein sequence MDGTFDNWVDSGCPDDGPSVAGQMNGMRMPRRDQNNYDFPSGDQQANDVRMPSRDPNTFDHPPAVRTRGDFLPTGFAWRDPSTIPPWPWVYGQHLIRKQVSVTVAPGGVGKSSLTICEVLAMASGHELLGDWTAPNLKVWIYNLEDSRDELDRRIIAAMQHHNVTPGEIKGKLFVDTGRERALSTAVQTREGVQIIKPEMDALAHEIEVRGIDVLVIDPFVSSHQVGENDNGAIDLVAKEWARLADRCNCAIELVHHTRKTNGEEATTESGRGASALLSAARSGRVLNKMNDEMKAEAGVQDDPATYFAVTRDKANLAPVGKREWRRMASVHLSNGDSVGVAEVWEWPDTFDGVTVKNLLSVQHAIEEKHPRYSDQAGDDWAGCIVADVLGMDTSADRKRLKRIIETWLKSGALVKVQVRCEDRKERPCLEVGKWATE from the coding sequence ATGGATGGCACCTTTGACAATTGGGTGGATAGCGGTTGCCCAGATGATGGCCCGTCTGTTGCCGGACAAATGAATGGCATGAGAATGCCGCGTCGTGATCAGAATAACTATGACTTTCCGTCTGGTGACCAACAAGCAAATGACGTGAGAATGCCGAGTCGTGACCCGAACACGTTTGACCATCCGCCTGCAGTTAGAACGCGGGGTGACTTTTTACCCACAGGTTTTGCTTGGCGTGACCCGTCCACTATCCCGCCCTGGCCTTGGGTGTATGGCCAACACTTGATCCGCAAGCAGGTATCAGTGACGGTTGCCCCCGGAGGCGTCGGCAAGTCGTCCCTGACGATCTGTGAGGTGCTGGCAATGGCGTCTGGGCATGAATTGCTGGGGGATTGGACGGCACCCAATCTCAAGGTCTGGATATACAATCTCGAAGACTCCCGCGACGAGCTGGACCGGCGCATTATCGCGGCGATGCAGCACCACAACGTCACCCCGGGTGAAATCAAGGGCAAGCTGTTTGTGGACACAGGCCGAGAACGTGCTCTGAGTACCGCTGTGCAGACCCGTGAGGGCGTCCAGATCATCAAGCCGGAAATGGACGCTTTGGCGCATGAGATTGAGGTGCGCGGCATTGACGTGCTGGTGATCGACCCATTCGTTTCATCGCACCAAGTCGGTGAGAACGACAACGGCGCAATCGACCTTGTGGCGAAGGAGTGGGCGCGCTTGGCAGATCGGTGCAACTGCGCAATCGAACTGGTGCATCACACTCGCAAGACCAACGGTGAGGAAGCCACAACTGAAAGTGGGCGCGGTGCGTCGGCTCTGTTGTCTGCGGCTCGATCCGGGCGGGTTCTCAACAAAATGAACGATGAAATGAAGGCAGAGGCTGGGGTCCAGGATGATCCTGCTACCTACTTCGCAGTTACACGTGACAAGGCCAATCTGGCACCCGTGGGCAAGCGAGAGTGGCGGCGAATGGCGTCTGTCCACCTATCCAATGGGGATAGCGTGGGCGTGGCGGAAGTTTGGGAATGGCCTGACACATTCGATGGCGTGACGGTCAAAAACCTGCTGTCGGTGCAACACGCCATTGAGGAAAAGCACCCACGCTACTCGGATCAAGCTGGCGATGATTGGGCGGGCTGCATCGTGGCTGATGTGCTGGGCATGGACACCTCTGCAGACCGTAAACGCCTCAAGCGGATCATTGAAACATGGCTGAAATCTGGGGCGCTGGTGAAGGTCCAAGTGAGATGCGAGGACCGGAAAGAGCGGCCATGCTTGGAGGTGGGCAAATGGGCAACGGAATAA
- the nirB gene encoding nitrite reductase large subunit NirB: MSQKLVIIGAGMASGRVIEHLRETNPDAYEVTLFNAEPRGNYNRIMLSPVLSGDKTYPEIVIHDEDFYAENNVTCRFGETVSAVDTAAKTVTAANGDVLPYDKLLFGTGSNPFIIPMPGHDLDGVIAYRDLEDTEQMMGLGAGHKAVVIGGGLLGLEAAAGMAARGVDVTVVHLMGHLMERQLDEAAGYLLRRALVDKGITVKCSANSKEILGENGHVRALLLDDGTELPCDLLVMAVGIRPNTGLAQAAGLAVGRGIHVDDHLLTSDQDVLAVGECVEHNGALFGLVAPLYEQAKVAAKTLLGETAVFTAKEVSTKLKVTGCDLFSAGDFAEGKDREDIIFRDPARGVYKRLVIENDTLIGAVLYGDTDDGNWFFGLIKDTTDISEMRDTLIFGPAYQGGSSLDPLAAVAALPDDAEICGCNGISKGQIVAAIQAGAHTLDTVKANSKAASSCGSCAGLVADLLGVTLGDAFKMPEKEVICKCSDLSHDDLRKLIVAKDLKSIPQAMQELDWKTSCGCHICRPALNYYMVCAWPGAYEDDGKSRFINERVHANIQKDGTYSVVPRMLGGITTPDELRAIADAADKYDVPTVKVTGGQRIDLLGIKKEDLPAIWYDLGKAGMMSGQAYAKGLRTVKTCVGTDHCRFGTQDSTGLGIQIEQAMWGAWSPHKFKLAVSGCPRNCAEATCKDLGIICVDSGYQILVGGAAGLDLHQTELLVQVASENDAIQVSCAFYQLYREGAQYLHRPYKWIAKVGLDWIKQQIVDDLENRAALADRFHYSQQFYQIDPWAERVKQGKDAHEFAPLADFTKVAAE; this comes from the coding sequence ATGAGTCAAAAACTTGTAATTATCGGGGCAGGTATGGCCTCGGGGCGGGTCATCGAACACCTGCGCGAAACTAATCCTGATGCCTATGAGGTCACATTGTTCAACGCTGAACCCCGTGGCAACTATAACCGGATCATGCTGTCACCGGTGCTGTCTGGTGACAAGACCTACCCCGAGATCGTCATCCACGATGAAGATTTCTACGCTGAAAACAACGTCACCTGCCGGTTTGGTGAAACGGTCTCCGCGGTTGATACGGCGGCCAAGACCGTCACCGCCGCAAACGGTGATGTGCTGCCCTATGACAAGCTGCTGTTTGGCACCGGATCGAACCCCTTCATCATCCCTATGCCCGGCCATGATCTGGACGGCGTCATTGCCTATCGCGATCTGGAGGACACTGAACAGATGATGGGTCTGGGCGCGGGTCACAAGGCTGTTGTCATCGGTGGTGGCCTGTTGGGACTAGAGGCCGCAGCGGGTATGGCGGCGCGCGGAGTCGACGTCACCGTGGTCCACCTTATGGGCCATTTGATGGAACGTCAGCTGGACGAGGCCGCCGGATACCTGCTGCGCCGCGCCTTGGTTGACAAGGGCATCACCGTCAAATGCTCGGCCAATTCCAAAGAGATTTTGGGAGAAAATGGCCATGTTAGAGCCTTATTGCTCGATGACGGTACCGAACTGCCCTGTGACTTACTGGTGATGGCCGTCGGCATCCGCCCAAACACTGGGTTGGCGCAGGCGGCCGGACTGGCGGTGGGGCGCGGTATCCATGTCGACGATCACCTGCTGACCTCAGATCAGGATGTGCTGGCGGTGGGCGAATGCGTCGAACACAATGGCGCGCTGTTTGGTCTGGTTGCACCACTTTATGAACAGGCCAAGGTGGCGGCCAAAACGTTGCTGGGTGAAACAGCTGTTTTTACCGCCAAAGAGGTCTCGACCAAGCTGAAAGTCACCGGTTGTGATCTGTTCAGCGCCGGCGACTTTGCCGAAGGTAAGGACCGCGAGGACATCATCTTTCGCGACCCGGCACGCGGCGTTTACAAACGTCTGGTCATCGAAAACGATACCTTGATAGGCGCTGTCCTATATGGCGACACTGATGATGGTAATTGGTTCTTTGGCCTGATCAAGGACACCACCGATATCTCGGAAATGCGCGATACGCTGATCTTTGGACCGGCCTACCAGGGAGGGTCCTCGCTGGACCCGTTGGCAGCCGTTGCAGCCTTGCCGGATGATGCAGAAATCTGCGGCTGCAACGGCATTTCCAAAGGCCAGATCGTGGCGGCCATTCAGGCAGGTGCCCATACGCTGGACACGGTAAAGGCAAACTCCAAGGCAGCATCGTCCTGTGGCAGCTGTGCCGGTCTGGTGGCGGACTTGCTGGGCGTCACGCTGGGCGATGCGTTCAAAATGCCCGAGAAAGAGGTGATCTGTAAGTGCAGTGATCTGTCCCATGATGATCTGCGCAAACTGATCGTGGCCAAGGATCTGAAGTCCATCCCGCAGGCAATGCAGGAACTGGACTGGAAGACCTCGTGCGGCTGTCACATCTGCCGCCCAGCGCTGAACTACTACATGGTTTGCGCCTGGCCCGGCGCTTACGAGGACGACGGCAAAAGCCGTTTCATCAACGAACGGGTGCACGCCAACATCCAGAAGGACGGCACCTATTCGGTGGTGCCCCGGATGCTCGGCGGTATCACCACTCCGGATGAATTGCGCGCGATTGCGGATGCGGCGGACAAATATGATGTGCCCACCGTCAAGGTGACAGGTGGTCAGCGGATCGACCTGCTGGGCATCAAGAAAGAGGACCTCCCCGCGATTTGGTATGATCTGGGCAAGGCCGGCATGATGTCGGGTCAGGCCTATGCCAAGGGTCTGCGCACGGTGAAAACCTGTGTTGGCACCGATCATTGCCGGTTTGGCACCCAGGACAGCACTGGTCTGGGTATCCAGATCGAACAGGCCATGTGGGGCGCCTGGTCGCCGCATAAATTCAAGCTGGCCGTGTCAGGCTGCCCGCGCAATTGCGCCGAGGCCACTTGTAAGGATCTGGGCATCATCTGTGTCGACAGCGGCTATCAGATTCTGGTGGGCGGCGCGGCGGGGCTGGACCTGCATCAGACCGAGCTGCTGGTGCAGGTCGCCAGTGAAAATGACGCCATTCAAGTGTCTTGTGCGTTTTACCAGCTATACCGCGAGGGCGCGCAGTATCTGCACCGTCCCTACAAATGGATCGCCAAGGTGGGGCTGGACTGGATCAAACAGCAGATCGTTGATGATCTTGAAAACCGCGCTGCACTGGCGGACCGGTTCCACTATTCACAGCAATTCTATCAAATCGACCCCTGGGCCGAGCGGGTGAAACAGGGCAAAGACGCCCACGAGTTCGCTCCGCTGGCAGATTTCACAAAGGTAGCAGCAGAATGA
- the nirD gene encoding nitrite reductase small subunit NirD — translation MSGFIDIGKFDDIPARGARIVRTPRGDIAVFRTASGQVFALDDYLPGKAGPLSNGIQHDTQVTDPMRNWVFDLASGQAQGADEGSVATYPVKCEQGRILIAASAVTAQGAAA, via the coding sequence ATGAGCGGCTTTATCGACATCGGCAAGTTTGACGACATCCCCGCCCGCGGCGCCCGCATAGTGCGCACCCCTCGCGGTGACATCGCCGTGTTTCGCACCGCCTCGGGGCAGGTGTTTGCGCTGGACGATTACCTGCCCGGCAAGGCCGGCCCCCTGTCCAACGGTATTCAGCACGACACCCAAGTGACCGACCCGATGCGCAACTGGGTCTTTGACCTTGCCTCGGGTCAGGCGCAGGGGGCTGACGAAGGATCGGTGGCAACTTACCCGGTGAAATGCGAACAGGGTCGCATCCTGATTGCGGCCTCGGCGGTCACTGCGCAGGGTGCAGCGGCGTGA
- a CDS encoding nitrate reductase codes for MDGSALPEVRSTCPYCGVGCGVLLRANGQGGLDVRGDPDHPTNRGRLCSKGTALGETVGREGRLLAPRINGVTVDWESALDTVASRFSQTIAEHGPDSVAFYVSGQLLTEDYYVANKLMKGFIGSANIDTNSRLCMASTVAGHRRAFGSDTVPGTYEDLEQADLIVLVGSNLAWCHPVLSQRIQAARAQRPEMKLVVVDPRRTASCDGADMHLQLRNGADVALFNALLAEIDRTGAHDPEFLTHVEGAGAAFAAARSTDTSVTGLSPEQIRAFTDLWINTKRVVTVFSQGVNQSTSGSDKVNAILNCHLASGRIGQPGMGPFSVTGQPNAMGGREVGGLANMLACHLELENAVHRQVVQDYWQAPAMPSAPGLKAVKMFSAVGAGNIKALWIIHTNPAVSMPDADAVTAAIKSCDFTVVSDITGATDTARLCDVQLPATAWAEKSGTVTNSDRTISRQRAALPAPGQARPDWQILAEVGRRMGWSDAFTYASPADIFDEYAKLSDLAAAQGRDFDISGLSGLTPDGYDRLEPTRWPVSKTRQGGRFFADGQFYTPSGKAQMLALQHRAPAAKSGPRFPFRLNTGRVRDQWHSMTRTGKSPRLSAHLAEPFLEIHPQDAAKQGFNPADLISVRSTQGSAILRVLITDAVLPGEVFAPIHWTNETAPSARIDALIPSFTDPVSGQPESKAAVVALSKFRPGWHGFAVSLNQMQPATDYWALSRTTSGWRTELASSDAPEDWAAYARTLIGGAETIEQSLCDPARGTYRFAFYREGLLVGAFFAAPDTLALSRDHLADLPGTDGNAVLSGRPAVGQPDPGPIVCACYSVGRNTILTAIKDHGLSSVDAIGTALSAGTNCGSCRSELADLLPDLILPVVAA; via the coding sequence ATGGACGGCAGCGCGTTACCCGAAGTCCGGTCCACCTGTCCCTATTGCGGCGTGGGCTGCGGAGTGCTGCTGCGCGCAAACGGGCAAGGCGGACTGGATGTGCGCGGGGACCCTGATCACCCCACCAACCGGGGCCGTCTGTGCTCCAAGGGCACCGCATTGGGGGAAACCGTCGGGCGAGAGGGCCGCTTGCTGGCCCCCCGCATCAATGGGGTCACGGTCGACTGGGAGTCTGCGCTGGATACGGTGGCCTCCAGGTTCTCGCAGACCATTGCGGAACACGGACCCGACAGCGTCGCCTTTTATGTCTCGGGGCAATTGCTGACCGAAGATTACTATGTGGCCAACAAACTGATGAAGGGCTTCATCGGGTCGGCCAATATCGACACCAACTCGCGGCTGTGCATGGCGTCCACGGTGGCCGGCCATCGCCGGGCCTTTGGCAGTGATACTGTTCCCGGCACCTATGAGGATCTGGAGCAGGCTGATCTGATTGTTCTGGTCGGCTCTAATCTGGCCTGGTGTCATCCGGTTTTGAGCCAGCGCATCCAGGCTGCGCGCGCGCAGCGACCTGAAATGAAGCTGGTGGTGGTCGACCCCCGCCGCACCGCCAGCTGCGATGGCGCAGATATGCATTTGCAACTGCGCAACGGCGCTGATGTGGCTCTATTCAACGCACTTTTGGCTGAAATTGACCGGACAGGTGCCCATGACCCAGAGTTCCTGACCCATGTTGAAGGGGCCGGGGCGGCCTTTGCTGCCGCCCGCAGCACTGACACATCCGTCACCGGTCTGAGCCCCGAACAGATCCGCGCCTTCACCGATCTGTGGATCAACACCAAACGCGTGGTCACTGTGTTCAGTCAGGGGGTCAACCAATCGACCTCGGGCAGTGACAAGGTCAACGCGATCCTGAATTGCCACCTTGCCTCCGGTCGCATCGGTCAGCCCGGCATGGGCCCCTTCAGCGTCACCGGCCAACCCAACGCCATGGGTGGGCGCGAGGTGGGCGGCTTGGCCAATATGCTGGCCTGCCATCTTGAGCTGGAAAACGCGGTACATCGTCAAGTGGTGCAGGACTATTGGCAGGCCCCAGCAATGCCCAGCGCACCCGGGTTGAAGGCGGTCAAGATGTTCAGCGCCGTGGGCGCAGGCAATATCAAGGCGCTGTGGATCATCCACACCAACCCCGCTGTATCGATGCCCGACGCCGACGCGGTCACTGCGGCGATCAAATCTTGTGACTTTACCGTGGTCAGCGACATCACCGGCGCGACGGATACCGCCCGGCTGTGTGATGTGCAGTTGCCCGCCACTGCCTGGGCCGAGAAATCCGGCACCGTCACCAATTCTGACCGCACCATCAGCCGCCAACGCGCCGCGCTACCCGCGCCCGGACAGGCCAGGCCAGACTGGCAGATCCTTGCCGAAGTAGGCCGCCGCATGGGCTGGTCTGATGCCTTCACCTACGCCTCACCGGCAGACATCTTTGACGAATACGCCAAGCTGTCAGACCTGGCCGCTGCGCAGGGCCGCGACTTTGACATCTCGGGCCTGTCGGGCCTAACTCCGGACGGGTATGACAGGCTGGAGCCAACCCGTTGGCCGGTGAGCAAGACCCGACAGGGCGGGCGCTTCTTTGCGGATGGTCAGTTCTATACCCCCTCCGGCAAGGCGCAGATGCTGGCGTTGCAACACCGCGCGCCAGCGGCGAAATCTGGCCCTCGGTTTCCATTCCGGCTGAACACCGGGCGGGTGCGTGACCAGTGGCACAGCATGACCCGCACCGGTAAATCACCCCGCCTGTCGGCGCATCTGGCGGAACCGTTTTTGGAAATCCACCCTCAAGATGCCGCAAAGCAGGGGTTTAACCCCGCCGACCTGATCTCGGTCCGCAGCACCCAAGGCAGCGCCATCCTGCGGGTGCTGATCACCGATGCAGTGTTACCCGGCGAAGTCTTTGCTCCGATTCACTGGACCAACGAGACCGCCCCCTCGGCCCGGATTGACGCCTTGATCCCGTCCTTTACCGACCCGGTGTCCGGCCAACCTGAAAGCAAGGCCGCGGTGGTGGCCCTGTCCAAATTCCGCCCTGGATGGCATGGATTTGCGGTCTCACTCAACCAAATGCAGCCCGCAACCGACTATTGGGCGCTGTCGCGCACGACCAGTGGCTGGAGAACCGAGTTGGCCAGCTCCGATGCACCCGAGGACTGGGCGGCCTATGCCCGCACGCTGATTGGTGGCGCTGAAACAATCGAACAAAGCCTCTGTGATCCGGCGCGTGGCACCTATCGCTTTGCCTTTTATCGCGAGGGGCTGTTGGTCGGGGCCTTCTTTGCTGCACCTGATACATTGGCGCTGTCCCGGGATCATCTGGCCGACCTGCCCGGCACCGATGGCAACGCCGTCCTAAGCGGTCGCCCTGCTGTGGGGCAGCCCGACCCCGGCCCCATAGTCTGCGCCTGTTACAGTGTTGGCAGAAACACCATTCTGACCGCCATCAAAGATCACGGCCTCTCCAGCGTCGATGCTATTGGCACGGCGCTATCAGCAGGAACCAACTGCGGTTCGTGCCGGTCCGAACTGGCGGACCTGCTGCCAGACCTTATCCTGCCGGTGGTGGCGGCATGA
- a CDS encoding LacI family DNA-binding transcriptional regulator, whose translation MTSDNKRPLTLRDVSEATGVSEMTVSRVLRNRGDVSEKTRVKVLAAAKELGYVPNKIAGALASNRVNLVAVIIPSLSNMVFPEVLTGVNEVLETTNLQPVVGVTDYRPEKEEKVLYEMLSWRPSGVIIAGLEHTEAARAMLNAAGIPIVEIMDTDGKPVDAMVGISHRRAGSEMAKAILKAGYRRIGFMGTKMPLDHRARKRFEGFTEALAKEGVEIEDRNFYSGGSALAKGREMTAEMLERSPDLDFLYYSNDMIGAGGLLYLLDQGIDVPGQIGLAGFNDVELLQGLPRKLATMDACRLEIGRKAAEIIAAQLDNPEEEIETRITLTPTISFGDTLKRR comes from the coding sequence GTGACATCGGACAACAAACGCCCCCTAACACTCCGTGATGTATCCGAAGCCACAGGGGTTTCCGAAATGACTGTCAGCCGGGTACTGCGCAATCGGGGCGACGTGTCGGAAAAAACCCGCGTCAAGGTGCTCGCTGCCGCCAAAGAGCTGGGATATGTGCCCAACAAGATCGCCGGGGCGCTGGCCTCGAATAGGGTCAATCTGGTGGCGGTGATCATCCCATCACTGTCCAACATGGTGTTCCCCGAGGTGCTGACCGGCGTCAACGAAGTGCTGGAGACCACCAACCTGCAACCGGTTGTGGGTGTCACCGATTACCGGCCCGAAAAAGAAGAAAAAGTACTGTACGAGATGCTGTCCTGGCGGCCTTCGGGGGTCATCATTGCCGGTCTGGAACACACCGAAGCGGCGCGTGCGATGCTCAACGCTGCTGGTATCCCAATTGTCGAAATCATGGACACCGATGGCAAGCCTGTAGATGCCATGGTGGGTATTTCACACCGCCGTGCCGGCAGCGAAATGGCCAAGGCGATCCTGAAAGCAGGCTATCGTCGCATTGGTTTCATGGGCACCAAAATGCCGCTGGATCACCGCGCCCGCAAGCGGTTCGAGGGCTTTACCGAGGCATTGGCCAAGGAAGGTGTCGAGATCGAAGACCGCAACTTTTATTCGGGCGGATCTGCGCTGGCCAAGGGCCGCGAGATGACCGCTGAAATGCTGGAACGGTCACCAGATCTGGATTTTCTGTATTATTCCAACGATATGATCGGCGCAGGCGGTTTGCTGTACTTGCTGGATCAGGGAATTGACGTGCCGGGTCAGATCGGCCTGGCGGGTTTCAACGATGTTGAGCTGTTGCAAGGACTGCCCCGCAAACTGGCCACTATGGATGCCTGTCGGCTTGAGATCGGACGCAAGGCAGCCGAGATCATTGCCGCACAGCTGGACAACCCCGAGGAAGAGATCGAAACCCGGATCACCCTGACCCCGACCATCAGTTTTGGCGACACGCTAAAGCGGCGCTGA
- a CDS encoding winged helix-turn-helix domain-containing protein has protein sequence MAVQQLDNRSARRLFMDRHALIEAPTGPAKGDELLELITRLGFVQLDSINTVARAHDMILYSRRPSYRAENLQQLFKGNRALFEHWTHDAAVVPMQFYPHWHLRFQRDAALLKKRYRNWHRDNYEAQFDTVLQHIRDHGPVGSSDVGKDEKKGSGGWWDWHPSKTALEYLWRSGALTVVGRQGFQKRYDLTERVIEEQLRPGATATDESHTLDTLCNGAIDRLGFATSGEIAAFWDTVSSSEARTWCKAQLDQGQLDEIEVAHTDGKLRRAFARPGTVETAQDIPPAPARMRVLSPFDPALRDRRRAERLFGFHYRIEVFVPAPKRIYGYYVFPLFEGERMVGRIDMKAQRDKDLLQVTAVWPERGIKWAGARIRKLESELQRVARFAGLSEVAFADNWLREPV, from the coding sequence ATGGCTGTCCAACAGCTTGACAATCGATCAGCGCGCCGCCTGTTTATGGACCGGCACGCGCTGATCGAGGCCCCGACAGGGCCCGCCAAGGGGGATGAGCTGCTAGAGCTGATTACCCGTCTTGGATTTGTCCAGCTGGACAGCATCAACACCGTGGCGCGGGCGCATGACATGATCCTGTATTCGCGGCGCCCCTCTTATCGTGCGGAGAACCTGCAACAGCTGTTTAAGGGCAACCGCGCGCTGTTTGAACATTGGACTCATGATGCAGCCGTCGTTCCGATGCAGTTCTATCCCCATTGGCACCTGCGGTTTCAGCGCGACGCTGCCCTTCTGAAAAAACGCTATCGCAACTGGCACCGCGACAATTACGAGGCGCAGTTCGACACCGTTCTGCAGCACATCCGCGACCACGGGCCCGTGGGATCGTCGGACGTGGGCAAGGACGAGAAAAAGGGGTCGGGCGGCTGGTGGGACTGGCATCCGTCCAAGACCGCACTGGAATACCTGTGGCGCTCCGGTGCGCTCACGGTTGTTGGCCGCCAGGGGTTCCAGAAACGCTATGACCTGACAGAGCGGGTGATCGAAGAACAGCTGCGCCCCGGGGCAACTGCCACTGACGAAAGCCACACACTCGACACCCTGTGCAATGGCGCAATCGACCGGCTTGGCTTTGCCACCTCGGGCGAGATTGCTGCATTCTGGGATACTGTGTCATCAAGTGAAGCGCGCACATGGTGCAAGGCACAGCTGGATCAGGGGCAGCTTGACGAAATTGAGGTTGCCCATACCGATGGCAAGTTGCGCCGTGCCTTTGCCCGGCCAGGAACAGTTGAAACCGCGCAGGATATCCCACCGGCCCCAGCGCGAATGCGGGTGCTCAGCCCGTTTGACCCGGCCCTGCGGGACCGCAGGCGCGCCGAACGGTTGTTTGGGTTTCACTACCGGATCGAGGTCTTTGTCCCGGCGCCGAAACGCATCTACGGATATTACGTATTCCCGCTGTTCGAGGGCGAACGCATGGTGGGACGGATCGATATGAAGGCGCAACGCGACAAGGACCTGTTGCAGGTCACTGCGGTTTGGCCCGAACGCGGCATTAAATGGGCGGGCGCGCGCATCCGGAAACTGGAGAGTGAGCTGCAGCGAGTTGCCCGTTTTGCAGGGCTTTCAGAAGTGGCATTTGCGGATAACTGGCTGCGTGAGCCCGTCTGA
- a CDS encoding helix-turn-helix transcriptional regulator, whose product MSEITNFRGEAKPASDRDDADTSVARLITRVGDRVRRARERKGISRRILSEQSGVSPRYLAQLESGAGNISIGLLQRVAIALDHRIEWLTGEEDPWTSDALRIGDLYRSSNADTQRMVQDLLSPEPEANMRAGRICLVGLRGAGKSTLGALAGQALDLPFVELNSEIESQSGMPVDEVMALYGQEGYRKLEAQAISRIAATHDSLILAAAGGVVGEPETYNSLLSGFHTIWIKASAEDHMARVRAQGDERPMAGNPEAMEQLRSILASREALYGKALAQLDTSGQGVDDTVSDLVNLIRDREFLG is encoded by the coding sequence ATGAGTGAGATCACCAATTTCCGCGGCGAGGCCAAACCGGCCTCGGATCGTGATGACGCTGATACCTCGGTGGCAAGACTGATCACCCGTGTGGGCGATCGGGTCAGACGTGCGCGCGAACGCAAAGGCATCTCGCGGCGTATTTTGTCGGAACAATCTGGTGTGTCCCCGCGGTATCTGGCCCAGCTTGAAAGCGGTGCGGGCAATATCTCTATTGGGTTGCTGCAGCGGGTTGCGATCGCGCTGGATCATCGCATTGAATGGCTGACCGGCGAAGAAGATCCCTGGACATCAGATGCCCTGCGCATCGGTGATCTGTACCGCAGCTCTAACGCGGACACGCAGCGGATGGTGCAGGACCTGCTATCCCCCGAGCCCGAGGCCAATATGCGGGCCGGGCGCATTTGTCTGGTTGGCCTGCGCGGTGCGGGCAAGTCCACACTTGGGGCACTGGCCGGGCAGGCGCTGGATCTGCCCTTTGTCGAGCTGAACTCAGAAATCGAATCCCAAAGCGGCATGCCGGTGGACGAGGTCATGGCGCTGTATGGCCAGGAAGGGTACCGCAAGCTGGAGGCCCAGGCGATTTCGCGGATTGCCGCCACTCATGATAGCCTGATCTTGGCCGCTGCCGGCGGCGTGGTTGGTGAACCTGAAACGTACAACAGCTTGCTGTCCGGGTTTCACACCATCTGGATCAAGGCCAGCGCCGAGGATCACATGGCACGGGTGCGGGCGCAGGGCGACGAGCGACCAATGGCCGGCAACCCCGAGGCGATGGAGCAGCTCCGGTCGATCCTGGCCAGCCGCGAGGCGCTTTATGGCAAGGCGCTGGCGCAGTTGGATACTTCGGGGCAGGGGGTCGATGACACTGTGTCGGATCTGGTTAATCTGATCCGGGATCGCGAATTTCTGGGCTAG